The sequence CATCTCCTCCAGGCAGCCACCGAGGCTGTGCTGGTTAAGctgggggaggtgagggcagaAGGGCACCCAGCACGGCACCGCCATCCTTTGAGTAGAGAGACTTTCACACAATAAATACAAACAGAGCTGAGGTTTCTCCAGTGACGAAAACAAACAAGTCGATTCGGTTACCTACGTAAGTGGATCTGAATTCACAGTATAAGCAACACATCTAAATATAATACTGGGAACTCCTGTCAGCACTAGGTTTCCCAAACAAAGaagccaaaaaaaggaaagaaaaagggctGCAACAGGAATTCTTAGTTATTATATACTAACCAGGCTGTGCGTggcacattttatttctataaaactattacaaaatattcaaaaatacattttagtaaatttacagcaGTTATTTCTCAATTTATTAATGCAAAAacatcctttgtttttctctgtacaAACTACAGGCTCCATCCTTGTGGGATCATCACTATGTgcgcttttaaaaaatattattttctaataaattctttgaagttaaaaataacagagttcttccagtttgtccaagaaaaaaaaaagtgtatgtgtgtgtgtgagtgtgtaacaGTCTTGACTTCCAAGAATGTGGCCAAAATGGTGATGACAAAGCAAATATTCAACCCAGAAGACAAAACAGGAGATGGCTGTTACATTGGAAActagttaaattaaaataatatattttcatattttacactatttcaaaaatgaaatgtaaTTCAGTTAAGTATTGATCTCTCAAAAATCTAATTTACAATtctgtgtataaaaatataatttgtggaCCCCCATGAAGCATGTTTTAGTTTACACTTGCTGAAAAGCAGGAGCGTTGCAAACGAGGAATGGAGAGGACAGAATTTTGCTTTCTGAAAGTCAGGACGAGGGACATGTAGAAAAATAGACTCTGAGCGGGTCGCTTGGCTTCACAAAATAATCTTTCCCCCTGTGAGTACAGTTCACATGATAATAAATTATCCAAGAAACAAACTATTTAAGGCTCTTGAAGGTCCggttcatattattttaaaacatctattcataccaaacaaataaatagccAGGAGAGgtgaaaaaataaccaaaattaaacaggaatcaaaaaattcaaaaatatatatatataaactaaacACAACAACAGAATTTCTCGGGGTCTTTGATTCCTTATAGTCTACTTTGGACTGtcctacttttttattattattaattattattataattaaagtCTCATTTCGTGCGCTTTTTCCGTGTGTCATTTGCGGTATctcgcccctccccccgcccgccccgccccgccccctcccggtGCCCTCCCCGGCCCCCTGGCCTTCAGCTGGACTTGACCGCCATGCCGAGCGGGTGCAAGGCCTCGCTGTCCAACAGCCAGGTGCCTATTTGGTAGAGCAGCTGCGAGTACCAGTGGATGCCCGAGGCGCCTGGCGCGTCGGTCGCACCTGGCACAGCCGGCGCACCTGGCGCGGCCGGGGGCACgcggccgccgcccccgcccccgccgcggtCCGTGCGCGAGGGCGCCAGCGCGGCCAGGAGCGCGTGCGCCAGGCGGTAGGGCGCGAAGGCCCGGTGCGCCCAGTTGTGCTCCTCTATGACCGCGTAGCACGACGCCAGCACCCGGTTGATGAGGATGGTGCCCTGCGCCGTCAGCGGCGCGTACGCGCCCGTGCTCTCCTCGCGCAGCGTCACGCTGTGCACGGCGGCCGGCAGGAGCCGCCGATCCCCGCCGCGCTCGGCCACCACGTACACGTGCTGGCCAGGGCGCACGCTGCTGGCGAAGAGCGCCCGGCGCTCCGGCGCGCCCCCAGGCGGCCGCCCGGCGCCCGACAGCGCCTCGGGCTCCCGGCCGGCCGAGCCGTTGTGCGGCGCGACAAAGAGCAGGTGCGCGGCGGTGAGCAGCAGACGCTCGCGAGGCTCCCGGGTCTCGATCGCGTAGAAGACCTTCTTGGCGCCGTGGTCGCGGTCCAGGAAGGTGAGGAAGTCGCTGTAGAGCAGCCGGCCCTCGTCGTCGGCAGCCAGCACGCGGTCTCCGGGGCGCAGGTCCTTCACCAGCTTGGTGCCGCCCTGCTCCAGGTGCACCGTGGCCGAGCCCGGGAAGCAGCCGCCCGATTTGGCCGCCACCGAGTTCTCTGcggggggagagaagggagagaagaggagacagGGCGGTGAGTCCCGAGAGGAAGACGCGACTGGGAAGGGGGGCGCACGCTTGGTGTCCCGCGCGCCCAGACCGAGGAAGCGCGTGGCTCCGGGGAGAGGTGCCGGGCTGGTCCCGCGCGGacctccctctccccatcccccgcCGCCTCGGTGACCAAATTCAGACGCAGACGCATTCCTTAACGACTCTCTTAGGATTGGACTGGCGGTGACAAAGGTCGATTGGCGTCTCCGGCGGGAGGCCGGTTACACTCCTTCCCTTtcgcctcccccctcccccgcccctccccctcccccgccggcTCAGCACACACCCAACCTCGCCACGAATTCAGAGGGTATTTGTTCTCCACTTGGATTCCTCAGGAAGCCTCCTTGAGCTCACCCGGGCGCCGGGGCGCACCCTCCTTTGCTCCCGCCTCCGGCGTGGGGCGCGGCGCCCCCTCGTGCGCTCCGCACCCGGGCTGCACGGCGGGGACCCTCGGCCGCTCCCCGCGCCCCACCCGCCCGCCCCCAGCGCCCAGCGGGGAGCCTTGGTGTCGGCTGGTTGGTGTCGGCCGGTTGGGGGCGAGGGCGGGGCTGAAAAATAGCTGTAGTAGTTGTAGCAACTGGACAAACATTCCAGAGAATTGGCCGAGGTGTGAAAATCGGGGCTTGTGCGGATCTTCTAATTAAAATCCAATAAAGGGCTCGCCATTGTCATTGTAATTTCTGCAACAAATGGGAGGCGCTCTTGGAAGAGGGGCTCcttccatccccccaccccttcccggctccctctctctccagctcttGGGCCGCCCCCTCCCTATTTGCTCAGGTGCAACCCCCCCGCCGCACCCCCGGCGATTCACACGCGGGCTCTCCAGAAGCCCGGGCCTCACAAGCACTATTTGCACAGCCAGGCCTCTCTTCCAAGCACTCGAGATgtgtatttgaattttaaatggcGGGGCCTGCTCCGAGCTCTGGAAGCGCCGGGTTCTCAAGGCCCCTTGACTACCCGCTTTCTCCGGCCTCTGTCGCTCTCTGAGGCTCACTGTCCCGAGGACAATAATCGGAGTCGGGCGGCGCGCAGGGGGCCGTGGAGGAGGGGCGGGGACGTCCCCGTCTTCTTTGCATTCCAATCTCCGGGATCCTGCTTTTTGCAAATAGAGATCGCGAGAAAGAATCTTCCTGCTGGAATTACTGAGGGCTTTTAATCTTCTCATCGTTTTCTCCGGCATGAAGTGCGGGGCCGGCCTTTGGAGGCCCGACATAGCCGCCCGGAATGCGCCCGGGACGCAGGCGAGCCCGAGGCGTCGAGTCGCACGACCCTGCTTGACACGCACCGCCCCGCGCCCGGCCCGTGTGCGCGGAATGCCAATGAGCGGCTCTGCGCGCCGGGCCCGGCTCCCCCGGCGGGGTCCCGGGCCGGACGACCGCTGCTCTTTTGCGAGGAGACCTCGAGGGACCCCCGCCAGGGGGACCCCGCGGACAGGGGTGGCCCGGAGCCGGCGgcgcgccgcgccgcgccgccATTTAGGAGCCCCGCGAAGTCGGGGCGCGCCTCCCCGCCCTGCTGGCGTCTGAGACCCTTTCCCGGGCTCTAAGCCCAGACCTTCTCCCCAGGCTTCCAcaccttttctttctgttgttacAGGAGGCCACTCTTTTCCTTACCTCCAAAGTGTGCCTCGACACCTTGAAAGTGTTTTTCTACTAACATACGCTATTAAAATACAGTTTAGGTGACAAACAGGCgaaactgggggcggggggaggcgcaGTTCCTCCGAAATTCACTGTGAACTGTCTTGCTAAACGCGCCGGCTTCTGCCGAGAGTTGGAGAGACCTGCTTCAGTGGAGCTGGGGCCTGTGCGCGCGCGCGCCTTCCTTCCGGAGCTGTTCCTCGCCAGCAACAGCGTGTGGCGTTGCAGGCCCAGGGAAGTCAGCCTCACGGAGCAGGGCGGGGGCTCCAGCTGCAGGCTTGGCTTTCCTGGCCCTGCCTGTGGCTCAGGGCAGCCCAGCTGTTTCCTAGTAAGGACGGATGCTTCTGGGCTTGCGGCCTCCAGATGTTGGAAGTGGTAACTACCGGCTTTATTACCTCCCATCAGGCCTCTTCCCAAAGGCCGAGTGAGTTAAGTTAGTTCAGAATCCACAGGCTTCCACCCCGGGCAGAACCTCCTGTGCCGGGTACGGGCCGGTGGCCAGTGGTGAGTAGTTCATTCTTAAGCGCTATTGAGACAGAGGCTCTGGGCCAGAGCTGGCCGACTGGGCAGGGCTGCAGTCTCTCACCAGGACAGtccccccgcgcccccccccccccccccccccgctccacCATCTTTCCTCCCTGTCTCTGCCACCTGCAGCGGGGACTCCGGAaacaggggtgggggaaggctcAAGAAGCCAGATGCCCTCTGCATCTGGGCTCAGAGAACGTGGGCCTCTGTGGCCTCAGAGGTAGGGACAGCTCCCGGCTGGGGACCGGGACAGGCCTCACGGAGTCTATTCCCGCCACAGAAACACCAGTCGTCACCCAGTCCCCTCCCTGtctgcccccctcctccccactttcCTCCTTCCCGTGAGCCGGGCTTTGGGGCGCAGATCTGGAGCTGCTGGGGGGTGCTGTCGGCATGGGTGGGGTGGGCCCGCCCCCTCACCTGCTTTCACCGAGCAGTGGATGTGCGCTTTGGACTCGTAGTAGACCCAGTCGAAGCCGGCCTCCACAGCCAGGCGTGCCAGCATGCCGTACTTGCTGCGGTCGCGGTCCGAGGTGGTGATGTCCACTGCACGGCCCTCGTAGTGCAGCGACTCCTCTGAGTGGTGGCCGTCCTCATCCCAGCCCTCTGTCACCCGCAGCTTCACTCCTGGCCACTGGTTCATCACGGAGATGGCTAAGGCGTTCAACTTGTCCTTGCACCGCTGTGGAGAGAAGGGGGCACCCAGCGCCCGTGAGCGTCCGGGCCTGCCCCAACCCTACCCCTGGGCTGCTCTGCCCAGCCCCCCAGGATGCGGGCTGTGCGCAGAGGTAGGGAGACAAGGCCAGGCCTGGAACCGGCCGGCCTGTTCCGGAGAGGGGGAGCTCGGCTAGGGAGGAGGGGGTGGCATCGTAGGAGGAGGCACGTCCTCTCGGAGGCGACTTGAGCGCCTTTCTCCACACCTGAAATAGCAGAGCCCCCGTCACGGCCTGAGAGGCAGATGAAATGTCTGTCTTCGAAATAAGTAAACTGCGTGGTTTTGgacagtggctgcagcagcctccAGGAGCACCCTAGGCTATGGCCCGCGTCCTCCTCCACGATGCCCTCCACGCCCCTGCCCTCTTCTGTGGCCCCATCGCTCCGCACCTGTGCAAGGCTCCACCCAACTCCCGGGACAAACTCCCTCTCAGGAGGCGGGAGAGAGGCCCCGGGTGCAACTTAGccgcagaaagaaaaatacacggTATACTTCTTACGGAGTTAAAAGCCTTGCCTTATCTCTGCCCTGCGCCTATCTGAGGTGAGAATTAAGCCAAAGGTAGAGAGGGTGGTGGGACCCTGATAGCAGCTGAAGGGGTGGGGGAACCAGAAGTGAAAGGCAACCAGGTGAGTTATAATTTTCAATAAGACCAGGGCCGGATGACAAACATTCTTTATCTGGACAGCCACATTCCTTTTCCCCGTGGAACTCTTTTCTCCCGGCTTTTCTGTGGTCTGATTGTGTCCCTTGTTTTCCTTaacctgtcccctccccccctctTGTTTTCTTGGCCGGCGCAGAATGGTGTCCTGCAAGTTTGAAGAGCCAACTTAAGaggtggagggggggaggggaggggaggggaggggagggggaggggagccagaAAGGCCTGGGGCCTCTGAGCTCTTGCCTTAGGGAGGCTTCTTCTGGAAACCGCCCTTGGggttccccccacctcccacaagGAAGCTGCCAGTAGGAGCAAAGAAGCGGTGAATAGGCGGGACTCAAGCCAGGGTAAAGCTGTGGGAGTTCCCATATAATTCTCGGGTCCCATTCAGACAAGGATGCAGGAAAGAGTCGAATCACGTGCGTGTTTGTGTTCACAGTGACTCGCTGGGCGTTCATACTGCGGCTGGTGCGGGGTTGGAAAAAGGGGAGGTGGTGACAAAGTCATGATGGGGGCGTCCCCCAGAGAGGCAGACTCAGGAGGGATAGGGGACAATTCCAAGTTGACTTCTGCAGAGGGTAGGGCTGATATCCGGGCGGGGACCCCGGTTACCGAGATGACCAGCCGGCCCCAGCAAGGACCCTATTATAGCCTGGGGGAACTCTTTCTTACAGAGCGCGGGGGAGGCGGAGGGCTGGGCAAGGCCGCTGCCGCGTTTTCAGGGGATGCGACCGATTGCGCGACAGGAAAAGACCTGTGTAGTTGGCAGCAGTAAAAACCAGTATATGGTTGTAGAGTTAGACATacagcaagtgtgtgtgtgtgtgtgtgcgcgcgcgcgcgcgtggtGGAGTGAGGGAGGGCAGAAGGCTAGGGGGCGGTCCTGGTAACAGGTCAGCGCTTGCAGGTTTCTAGGCCCGCCaacagttttcttaaaaaaaaaaaaagtcagaaggaCAGAGTTTGAGTGAGGTCATCTTGAGGATTGAATGCGTTTTACATGAAAATCAATCAGTAAACCAGGGTCAGTTTAGAGCCGGGATGTGGAACCGGCTGCGCAGGCGCACACCACCGACGCGCACACGCAGACACTCGCTTCCCGAGCCCCCATCGCAGCCCAGCTCCCTGCTTTCGGGGGGCAGATGAAGCTTTCAGTGGCTTCCCCCGGGGCCGCTGGCgagggggagggcaggaaggggagcACGTGTACCATCCCCCAGCGTTCTGAGCTGCGCCACTCGGACAAGAGATGGAGACCCCAGGCGAGGAACCCAGGGCCGAGGCAGGCCCGGGCTCCGCCAGGCGCAACGCGGCCTCGGCCCGCGGCTGCAAGAGTCTCTGCGCCCCGGCCGGGCGGGATCGTCGCGGGCAGACCCGGGAAGCCCGGGCCGGTTATCAATTCACTGGGTCGTGTGCCGCGAATCAACCCCGCCTCTGTGCAGCCACCGTGAAGCCCAGAGGGGCCGACGGGCCCGGCTTTGTGTCGGCGGAGGCCAAGTTGTTCCCCACGCCCGAGCTCCCGCGCCACCTCCCCAGTCtgcgcagccgctccgcgcccGGGAGCCGAGCAGGGACTGTCACCGCCGACGCCCACGGGCTTCCCCAGCGCGGGGGAGGGGGTGTCCCGACTTCAGAAGGGTCCCCTCGGGTCCCCGCACACACCTCTCGCcgctcctcctcccccctccggAAAACCAGGCCCCTCCCTTCAAACCCACACCTGAGCGCCGCTCCCCGGGGCCGCCACGCACCCGGAAATCTGCCCAACGTGGCGCCTCGGGCCGGTCCCCCGCGCAGCCCGCAGGCCGGCCCCTCGCGGCCTCCTGCCCCCTCGGAGCCCCTCGGCACCGCGGCCTGCGGGGAGAGCGTGTCTGTCTGCGCTTCCCCCTCTCGGAGTTAATATTAACCAGGGGCTCATGCGTTCCTGAACTGCTCTGAAAGTTCCACTGGGGACGATCTTGCCATGGTTGAGGGACTTGGGCGACAGTCACATTAGGGAGACAGAGACACGCAGAGACGGGGGAGGAGGGACACGCACCCGAGAGCAGAGTCTAGGTGGTTATCTTAAgtggggggccgggggggggagCAGGTGCCCCAGGAGCCCGGGAGGCGTTGCCGCTTCCCCTTCCCCCggccctgccctcacctcccagGTCCCCCGCCTTCCCCACTTTAACTCTTAGGACCGGGGACGCAGGAAGGACGGGGAAGGGGTAAAGCAGGGGCCGCCTTTCAGgccaccccccctccccagcctccaggttTTTAGGGCACGTTTTTGGGGCCCGTGGTACACGCCTGGCTtggctctccccaccccactccgacgtcggctgcccctcccccctccttttgTGCTGGGAACGGGAATAGCCACTGCCCAgggaaaaaagtatttgttttcgTTTCGTTCGTCTGAGGGAAGTTGACAGAAGGTCAGAAGTTCAAATGCTGCCAGCGCACGCTGCGGCCAGAGCGGCCGGGCGCCGGGCCGCGCGGCTGTAGGTCCCGGCGGGGCGGCCGGGGGCGGCGGGGCGAGGGACCCGGCGGGGGGCTCGGGCCGGGCGCCCAGGCCCGCGAGGCGCCTCCGCCCTGGAACCGGCTTCTCCCTCCCGCCCGGGCCCTCCGGGCCCGCCCGCGCCGCCTCGGCAGCCGGGCCGTCGGAGCGCCGCCGGGAGCCCTGGCCGAGCCCGCGCTCGGGCGCGTGGAGGGGCCGGCGGGCGGCCGCAGCCCAGCCCCGCGCGCACTGAAACCCGAGCCGCGAGATCGATAACCCGGGAGTAAGTGGAGCCGAGATGCGTCTGCCCGGGTGCGCGGCTCCGCGCGCTCGCACTTGTAGGCGGGGCGGCGAGGCCCGGGGCCCCGGGCAGGGCGCGGGCCGGGACCCGCTCCCTCCCGCGTCGGCCCGGCGCGGACCGCGGCGGCCGCTGAGCCCTCCGGCTCGGGGACCTGCGGCGTCCCCGCCCCCGCCGCTTTCTCTGGCCTCGCGCCCCTTTCCCCGGTGCCGAGGGATCCCGGGAAGGCCCCTGCCCTCCCGCCGGGACCGAGGGTGACCAGGGGGTCGGAGCCCCAGACGAGCTGGAGAAGCGCCCGCAGCCGGCCGCACGCGCAGGGCACCCCGCGGCCTGCGCAGAGTTAATTGCGGCTCGCGCTGCTCTCGGGCACAGGCGCGCGCGTCCACACTCGCGGTCCAGATTTAAGGTGGTCGGGAGCAGATGCGAGCGAGCCGGGGACGAggaccctctcctcccctccctctccgccTCCGTCCGTCAGCTGGAGCCCGCTACCCCGCATGCCCCTGGCCTTCCTCGGCTCCGCAGCAAGGCCGGGCAACGGGCTGGGGAGCGGAGCGGCCGGGAGGTGTCTCCTcggtccctcccacccccagcctcccctgcacTTGCGCCCCGCCAGCGCCGCTCCGTCAGCTGCGGTGCGCTCCTGGCCCTAAAGGTAGGACTTGAATATTTTAATAGGGCAATAAAAAAGATGTTGACCTATATTTGCCAGGAAAGCCATTTCTAGCTTCAGTTATACGTGCCTGGAGTTGCAGAAAGTCTGCCATTGACGGGCAGATTGGCAGCCAGAAGTCTCAAACGGAggcggagagggagagaggaatgcGTGCTTTGCTTTGGTTCTTCTTTCCAGCCCCCCCTCCCGCTAATATCTAGTCGCTCCTAATTTCCTATGCAAGCAGGTTGAAAACTAGCGTGATGCAATGCCAGTAAGTTCTAAGTCCCTCCCCTCAAGTACCGCGGGCTCGGGAGAATAAGAGGGCATCCTTAAAGAAATATCGATACATTCACACTCTGATGGGCACAAGTGCCAGCGATGGAATCGCAGTGGAGCTATGTGATACGGTCAGGGACTAGCCCAGCCGCCTCTGGAGCCCCGACCTTTTGTCAGCCCGGCCTCCTGGCTTTTCCAGTTGAGGGTCTTtggtggggggcggcggggggggtaGCAGTggtgggaaagaaaaacacagaggagaagggaaaCGTGTAAGCGCCGAGGCTACACTTGTACAGTGATCTGGACGCCACTCTATGTTTATGGGGGGGATGCTtgccccctccctccattcccACTCCCAACTTGGAAAGGACAGATGCCCCCAAAGTGAAGGTCTCCCCAAGTTACAAGCCAGAGCTGAGGCAGGATGGGAAGGCCATCCCAGCAGGACAGATCAAATCAGGGCCATGCAAGGACCACATCTCCTAGCGTCCTTATGCCCACCCCCCAGCCTAAACTTCTCCGGCTGGACCCTTCGCCTCCATtcccctccaggaagaggaaggggtgGTAGGCCGgcaggtgggtggggaaggagaggacaaAATCGGCTTTCTACCTGCCTGAAGAGCAAACAGACTGAACGGCATGGTTACACATAACCCCTTGGAAGCAACACATTCCACGCCCCGTGCTGGGTTTCTACCTGAGTCATCAGCCGGTCCGCTCCAGTGTTTTCTTCATCCTTAAATATGATGTCAGGGTTGTAATTGGGGGTGAGTTCCTTAAATCGCTCCGAGTTTCTGGTGATCTTCCCTTCATATCTTCCACTGGCCCCTAGGGTCTTCTCAGCCACGTTGGGGATGAACTGCTTGTAGGCTAAAGGGGTCAGTTTTTTTGGGTTCCGCCTCTTCCCAAATCCCCGGCCGGGTCCGCACGCAAGCCCCGAGCACATCAGCAGTGAGGAGACCAGCACCACCAGCAGACATCTCGCCAGCAGTAGCATCTCGTCCATGGAGCCCGGGGACCTCAAGGCTGGCCCGAGCAGGTCTGAGTGCGCGAGGGTGC is a genomic window of Delphinus delphis chromosome 9, mDelDel1.2, whole genome shotgun sequence containing:
- the SHH gene encoding sonic hedgehog protein is translated as MDEMLLLARCLLVVLVSSLLMCSGLACGPGRGFGKRRNPKKLTPLAYKQFIPNVAEKTLGASGRYEGKITRNSERFKELTPNYNPDIIFKDEENTGADRLMTQRCKDKLNALAISVMNQWPGVKLRVTEGWDEDGHHSEESLHYEGRAVDITTSDRDRSKYGMLARLAVEAGFDWVYYESKAHIHCSVKAENSVAAKSGGCFPGSATVHLEQGGTKLVKDLRPGDRVLAADDEGRLLYSDFLTFLDRDHGAKKVFYAIETREPRERLLLTAAHLLFVAPHNGSAGREPEALSGAGRPPGGAPERRALFASSVRPGQHVYVVAERGGDRRLLPAAVHSVTLREESTGAYAPLTAQGTILINRVLASCYAVIEEHNWAHRAFAPYRLAHALLAALAPSRTDRGGGGGGGRVPPAAPGAPAVPGATDAPGASGIHWYSQLLYQIGTWLLDSEALHPLGMAVKSS